The following proteins are co-located in the Psilocybe cubensis strain MGC-MH-2018 chromosome 5, whole genome shotgun sequence genome:
- a CDS encoding Alpha,alpha-trehalose-phosphate synthase [UDP-forming] 1, producing the protein MASEVPHSSSTEQPAMDFGKGGHLIVVSNRLPITINKDAHGEYHFKMSSGGLVSALSGFKKSLNFTWIGWPGFFIPPKDRPLVDKRLMEEYSCQAVYLDDDVADRHYNGFSNSILWPLFHYHPGEMNFDEENWLAYRQANMQFAEAVRKQITPGAMVWVQDYHLMLLPMLLRGILDGKKNVGTFTNDELTKITEGIDVTAFSTTQAPTPGVKIGFFLHTPFPSSEIYRILPVRREILLGVLYCDLIGFHTYDYARHFLSSCTRILGLPTMPNGVEFEGRLAHVGTFPIGIEPSSFIDNLQKPSVINRIKQLEQRFGGVKVIVGVDRLDYIKGVPQKLHALELFLSQHPEWIGKVVLVQLAVPSRQDVEEYQNLRSTVNELVGRINGRFGTVEFMPIHFMHKSLAFDELCALYAVSDVCLVSSTRDGMNLVSYEYIACQQARQGVMILSEFAGAAQSLNGSIIVNPWDSQQVADAIHEAVTMDASVRAENHRKLFKYVNKYSAAFWGSSFIKEMSKIEATDVAPEGQAELSVKPEDIAGSGSVIVNGSVPLSV; encoded by the exons ATGGCTTCCGAAGTCCCCCATTCTTCTTCCACAGAGCAGCCAGCCATGGACTTTGGCAAGGGCGGCCACCTCATTGTTGTCTCAAACAGACTCCCCATCACCATAAACAAGGATGCCCATGGCGAGTACCACTTTAAGATGTCCTCGGGAGGTCTcgtctctgctctctctggGTTCAAGAAATCCCTCAACTTTACCTGGATCGGATGGCCAGGGTTCTTCATTCCCCCCAAGGATCGTCCGCTCGTCGACAAACGGCTCATGGAGGAGTACTCATGCCAGGCAGTCTACCTCGACGATGACGTAGCTGATCGTCACTACAACGGTTTCTCAAATTCCATCCTCTGGCCCCTCTTCCACTATCACCCTGGCGAGATGAACTTTGATGAAGAGAACTGGCTTGCATACCGTCAGGCTAACATGCAGTTCGCCGAGGCAGTTCGCAAGCAAATTACCCCAGGCGCCATGGTTTGGGTCCAGGACTACCATCTCATGCTGCTTCCCATGCTTCTGCGTGGTATTCTCGACGGCAAAAAGAATGTCGGCACATTCACCAATGATGAGCTCACCAAAATCACAGAAGGCATTGACGTCACCGCTTTCTCAACTACCCAGGCTCCGACACCCGGCGTCAAAATCGGCTTCTTCCTTCATACTCCCTTCCCGAGTAGTGAAATCTACAG AATTCTTCCAGTCCGCAGGGAGATTCTTCTCGGTGTTCTGTATTGTGACTTGATTGGCTTCCACACCTATGACTACGCTCGTCATTTCTTGTCGTCCTGTACCCGTATTTTGGGTTTGCCTACCATGCCCAACGGTGTGGAATTTGAAGGCAGACTTGCTCATGTGGGGACTTTCCCCATCGGCATAGAACCGAGCAGTTTCATAGAC AATCTTCAAAAGCCGTCCGTTATCAACCGAATCAAGCAACTCGAACAGCGGTTTGGGGGCGTCAAAGTTATCGTTGGCGTCGACCGTCTGGATTATATCAAGGGTGTCCCTCAAAAATTACATGCACTTGAGTTGTTCCTATCTCAGCATCCGGAGTGGATtggaaag GTCGTTCTCGTCCAGTTGGCTGTCCCATCACGACAAGATGTTGAGGAATACCAAAACTTGAGGTCGACTGTCAACGAACTCGTGGGCCGTATTAATGGTCGTTTTGGGACCGTGGAATTCATGCCTATCCACTTTATGCACAAGAGTTTGGCTTTCGATGAACTTTGTGCTTTATATGCCGTCAGTGATGTGTGCCTTGTCTCCAGTACGCGAGACGGTATGAACCTT GTGTCATACGAATATATTGCCTGTCAACAAGCGCGTCAAGGCGTCATGATCCTCTCTGAGTTTGCAGGTGCAGCGCAGAGTCTGAATGGATCTATTATTGTCAACCCTTGGGACTCGCAGCAGGTGGCTGATGCTATCCATGAGGCCGTCACAATGGATGCGTCTGTCCGTGCGGAAAACCACCGCAAGCTCTTCAAGTACGTCAACAAGTACAGTGCGGCGTTTTGGGGGAGCAGTTTCATCAAAGAGATGAGCAAAATTGAAGCGACTGATGTCGCGCCAGAGGGTCAGGCAGAGCTCTCGGTAAAACCTGAGGATATTGCAGGCTCGGGGAGCGTTATTGTCAATGGCTCCGTGCCGTTGTCTGTATAA